The following coding sequences are from one Desulfuromonas sp. TF window:
- a CDS encoding cyclic nucleotide-binding domain-containing protein, whose translation MTLSSEQICARMKADLHYFRFLRQEDISLLARYLDCRKLKPEETLWLEGGECGFMVFIISGNLEIKKNTEFAGRQMIVGIYGRGSIAGELCLLDSSPRVVTAVACDEVELLILNRQDFDRFLIEHPESGVRLLKGMLMTVSTRLKKSFERIAAIF comes from the coding sequence ATGACTTTATCGTCCGAACAGATCTGTGCCCGGATGAAGGCGGACCTCCACTACTTCCGTTTCCTTCGTCAAGAGGATATTTCACTTCTGGCCCGTTATCTCGACTGCAGGAAACTGAAACCGGAAGAGACCTTGTGGCTGGAAGGAGGGGAATGCGGCTTTATGGTGTTCATCATTTCAGGCAATCTTGAAATCAAGAAGAACACCGAATTCGCCGGACGGCAGATGATCGTCGGCATCTATGGCCGAGGCTCGATTGCCGGCGAACTTTGCCTCCTCGACAGTTCACCCCGGGTGGTGACCGCCGTTGCCTGTGATGAAGTCGAACTGCTGATCCTCAATCGGCAGGATTTCGATCGTTTCCTCATCGAACACCCCGAGTCCGGAGTTCGCCTTCTTAAAGGGATGCTGATGACCGTTTCCACGCGCCTGAAGAAATCCTTCGAACGGATCGCCGCCATTTTCTAA